The following proteins are encoded in a genomic region of Comamonas resistens:
- a CDS encoding extracellular solute-binding protein, protein MRHWMICSALIACSQVATFAHAEHAYALWGQPRYAADFKHFDYVNPQAPKGGELRMVSNLRYSTFDKYNPFTIKGSPPAYLADMLFETLLAPSLDETATGYGLLAEDVHVPADGMSATFRLRPQARFHNGKPVLAQDVKYSYETLLSKYVSPGYKTLFAEVDSCDVLDDRTVRFRFKKPNRDLPLTVGAVLPVFSRDWGLGSDGKPKPFDQVVVDTPIGSGPYKIGPVKFGRDITYVRDPSYWGADLPVRVGAANFDRVTIKIYKDNTARLEALKAGEFDLMRINSAGDWARRLTGRRFDSGELVKGAFENKLPSGFQSFFLNTRRPQLQDVRVREALGLAYDFEWMSRQMFYGAYQRVHGLFGNTACETHGSPTEAELALLKPFEASLPPGTLGPIGQPPRTDVGDGLRGNLRRAQQLLAEAGWTLKDGALRNAAGEPMVIEYLDSGDSARLISAWSRNLEKLGITLKLRNVDYALYQQRMDKYDFDIVTLNVPGTHNPGQEYAELFGSAAADQEGGSNYVGLKSRAVDSIIAQMAAAKSEQQMLPACHALERIIVQGHYLIPQYYSGTHRMVYDAWRLALPGQIPAYSPGELWAVYTWWAK, encoded by the coding sequence ATGCGCCATTGGATGATTTGTTCGGCTCTGATTGCCTGCAGCCAAGTTGCCACGTTTGCCCATGCGGAGCATGCGTATGCCCTGTGGGGTCAGCCGCGTTATGCAGCCGACTTCAAGCATTTTGACTATGTCAATCCGCAGGCCCCCAAGGGTGGCGAGCTGCGCATGGTCAGCAATCTGCGCTATTCCACGTTTGACAAATACAACCCCTTCACGATCAAGGGCTCCCCGCCCGCCTACCTGGCGGACATGTTGTTCGAGACCCTGCTGGCCCCCAGTTTGGACGAGACGGCAACGGGTTACGGCTTGCTGGCCGAGGATGTGCATGTGCCCGCAGACGGCATGTCAGCCACCTTCAGGCTCAGGCCGCAGGCGCGCTTTCACAATGGCAAGCCCGTGCTGGCGCAGGATGTGAAGTACAGCTATGAGACGCTGCTGAGCAAATATGTCTCGCCGGGCTACAAGACGCTGTTTGCCGAGGTGGACAGCTGCGACGTGCTCGACGACCGCACGGTGCGCTTTCGCTTCAAAAAGCCCAACCGGGATCTGCCCCTGACCGTGGGGGCCGTGCTGCCCGTCTTCAGCCGCGACTGGGGGCTGGGCAGCGATGGCAAGCCCAAGCCTTTCGATCAGGTGGTGGTGGACACTCCTATCGGCAGCGGCCCGTACAAGATCGGCCCGGTCAAGTTCGGCAGGGACATCACCTATGTCCGCGATCCTTCATACTGGGGCGCCGATCTGCCGGTGCGCGTGGGGGCTGCCAACTTTGATCGCGTCACGATCAAGATCTACAAGGACAATACGGCGCGGCTCGAAGCGCTGAAGGCTGGCGAGTTCGATCTCATGCGCATCAACAGCGCCGGCGACTGGGCCAGGCGCCTGACGGGTCGACGTTTCGATTCGGGCGAACTGGTCAAGGGAGCGTTCGAGAACAAGCTGCCATCGGGGTTTCAGAGCTTTTTTCTGAACACCCGCCGCCCGCAGCTGCAGGATGTGCGTGTGCGCGAGGCTCTGGGCCTGGCCTATGACTTCGAGTGGATGAGCCGCCAGATGTTCTATGGGGCTTATCAGCGTGTGCACGGCCTGTTTGGCAACACGGCCTGCGAAACACATGGCAGCCCTACGGAGGCAGAGCTGGCCCTGCTCAAGCCTTTCGAGGCCAGCCTGCCACCCGGCACGCTGGGGCCCATCGGCCAGCCGCCGCGCACCGATGTGGGTGATGGCCTGCGCGGCAACCTGCGCCGTGCGCAGCAACTGCTGGCCGAGGCGGGCTGGACACTCAAGGACGGTGCGCTGCGCAATGCCGCGGGTGAACCCATGGTGATCGAGTATCTGGACAGCGGTGACAGTGCCCGCCTGATCAGTGCCTGGTCACGCAACCTTGAAAAGCTGGGTATCACGCTCAAGCTGCGCAATGTCGACTACGCGCTGTACCAGCAGCGCATGGATAAATACGACTTCGACATCGTCACGCTCAATGTGCCTGGCACGCACAATCCGGGTCAGGAATATGCCGAGCTGTTCGGCAGCGCTGCGGCCGATCAGGAGGGGGGCTCCAACTATGTGGGGCTCAAGAGCCGGGCCGTGGATTCCATCATTGCGCAGATGGCCGCAGCCAAGTCCGAGCAGCAGATGCTGCCGGCCTGCCACGCGCTGGAGCGCATCATCGTCCAGGGCCACTATCTGATCCCGCAGTATTACTCGGGCACGCACCGCATGGTCTATGACGCCTGGAGGCTGGCCTTGCCCGGGCAGATTCCGGCTTATTCACCGGGTGAGCTGTGGGCTGTTTACACCTGGTGGGCGAAGTAA